Proteins found in one Quercus robur chromosome 2, dhQueRobu3.1, whole genome shotgun sequence genomic segment:
- the LOC126712188 gene encoding anthocyanidin 3-O-glucosyltransferase 5-like encodes MVVAETNKPHVAVLSSPGMGHIIPLLELAKCLVIDHGIHVSFLNITTEASTAQIQLLHSPTLPLGLDVIDIPAVDISALVSDDTPIVARLSVNVEESLKPLKSILIELGKPQALLIDLFCTQAFDVCKELSIPTYTFFTPSTSFLAFCLYVPTLDREVECEFIDLPEPVQVPGCSPVRTEDLLDQVRNRKIDEYKWFLFHISRLPMSDGILLNSWEDFEPTSHEAIRKHPFYKQIPTPPVFPAGPLIKHDNPELDDECLAWLDKQPLNSVLFVALGSGGTLSAAQLTELAWGLELSQQRFLLVARKPTDASASATFFNVGEDINVNDPKAYLPDGFLKRTKEVGLVVLTWAPQVSVLQHPSTGAFLSHCGWNSTLESMTHGVPMIAWPLYAEQRMNATMLVEEVGVAVKPVGIPGKGVVDREEIEKVVRLVLEGEEGNVMRRKARELKVSAVKALEFGGSSHQSLSSVIKEWKIENEISV; translated from the coding sequence ATGGTGGTAGCTGAAACCAATAAACCACACGTTGCAGTCCTCTCAAGTCCAGGCATGGGCCACATCATCCCTCTCCTCGAGCTCGCCAAGTGTCTCGTCATCGACCATGGCATCCATGTGAGCTTCCTCAACATCACTACCGAAGCTTCCACGGCCCAAATCCAACTCCTCCACTCACCAACACTCCCTCTTGGCCTTGATGTTATAGACATCCCAGCTGTTGATATTTCAGCTTTGGTCAGCGACGACACTCCCATCGTCGCCAGGTTATCTGTCAACGTAGAGGAAAGCCTGAAGCCTCTAAAGTCTATCCTCATCGAGCTGGGCAAGCCACAGGCTCTACTCATTGATCTTTTCTGTACCCAAGCTTTCGATGTCTGCAAAGAGCTTTCTATCCCCACCTACACTTTCTTCACTCCTTCCACTTCTTTCCTTGCTTTCTGTTTGTATGTTCCAACACTGGACCGTGAGGTCGAGTGCGAGTTTATTGACCTTCCTGAACCAGTTCAGGTCCCAGGTTGCTCCCCGGTTCGAACCGAGGACTTGCTAGACCAGGTTCGGAACCGAAAGATTGACGAGTACAAGTGGTTCTTGTTCCATATCAGCCGTTTGCCTATGTCAGATGGGATTTTGTTAAACTCGTGGGAGGATTTTGAACCCACATCGCATGAAGCTATAAGAAAGCACCCATTTTATAAGCAAATTCCTACACCACCTGTTTTTCCAGCTGGTCCGCTTATAAAACACGACAATCCTGAACTAGACGATGAGTGTTTAGCTTGGCTAGACAAACAACCATTAAATTCTGTTCTTTTTGTGGCACTTGGAAGTGGAGGGACTCTCTCAGCTGCACAACTCACAGAGTTGGCTTGGGGTTTGGAACTGAGTCAACAAAGGTTTCTATTAGTGGCTCGTAAGCCAACTGATGCGAGTGCTTCAGCTACATTTTTCAATGTGGGTGAAGATATTAACGTTAATGATCCAAAGGCTTATTTGCCTGATGGATTTTTAAAGAGGACAAAGGAGGTGGGTTTGGTGGTTCTGACTTGGGCACCACAAGTTTCAGTGCTTCAACATCCGTCAACTGGTGCCTTTTTGTCTCACTGTGGTTGGAACTCGACGCTGGAGAGCATGACTCACGGTGTCCCTATGATTGCGTGGCCTCTTTATGCAGAGCAGAGAATGAATGCAACGATGTTGGTTGAAGAGGTTGGTGTGGCTGTTAAGCCAGTGGGAATACCAGGAAAAGGAGTGGTTGATAGAGAGGAGATTGAGAAGGTGGTGAGGTTGGTGTTAGAGGGTGAAGAAGGGAACGTGATGAGGCGTAAGGCAAGAGAGCTGAAAGTGAGTGCAGTGAAAGCGTTGGAATTTGGTGGCTCTTCTCATCAGTCACTTTCCAGTGTCATCAAAGAATGGAAGATTGAGAATGAAATCTCAGTCTAA